One stretch of Columba livia isolate bColLiv1 breed racing homer chromosome 29, bColLiv1.pat.W.v2, whole genome shotgun sequence DNA includes these proteins:
- the CELA1 gene encoding chymotrypsin-like elastase family member 1 isoform X3, whose product MLRLVLLAALALCGLCFETGLQPGLQPGLQPGLQPGQQPGQQPGQQLGLPLGKRPDQQPDQQPGQRPGQQPNEQPGQRPNQQPGQQPGQRPNQQPGQQPGQRPNQQPGQQPNQQPGQQPGERPNQQPGQQPGQRPNQQPNQQPGHQLGQQPGQQPGQRPNQQPGQQPGQRPNQQPGQQPGQQQGQRPNQQPGQQPGQRPNQQPGQRPNQQPGQRPNQQPGQRPNQQPGQQQGQRPNQQPGQQPGQQQGQRPNQQPGQRPNQQPGQQPNQQPGQQPDHQLGQQPNQQPGQQPNQQPGQRPNQQPGQRPNQQPGQQPNQQPGQQPNQQPGQRPNQQPGQQPNQQPGQRPNQQPGQRPNQQPGQQPNQQPGQQPNQQPGQRPNQQPGQRPNQQPGQQPNQQPGQQPNQQPGQRPNQQPGQQPNQQPGQRPNQQPGQRPNQQPGQQPGQQPNQQPDQQPNQQPGQRPNQQPGQQPGQRPNQQPGQQPGQRPDNQPGHRPGQRPDQQPDQEPDEEPDQDPDQEPDEEPGQQPNQQPGQRPDQRPDHQPGQRPGQQPGHRPDQRPDPRPEQQPDHQLGHRPGQQPGHRPGQQPGQRPDQQPDQEPDQEPDEKPDQEPDQEPDEEPDQEPDQEPGQQPGQRPDQRPDHQPGHRPGQQPGHRPGQQPGHRPDQRPDQRPEQQPDHQLGHRPGQQPGHRPGQQPGQRPDQQPDQEPDQEPDEKPDQEPDQEPDEEPDQEPDQEPGQQPNQQPGQRPDQRPDHQPGHRPGQQPGHRPGQQPGQRPDQEPDEEPGQQPGQQPNQQPGQRPDHQLGHQPGQQPGQRPNQQPGQQPGQEPDQQPDQEPGQEPGEQPDQRPDQRPDHRPGQEPGHRPGHQPGHRPGHRPGQQPGEQPDQEPGQEPGEQPDQRPGHQPGHRPDHRPGQRPDQQPGQQPDEEPDQQPDEEPDQEPDQELGLRGTQRVVGGTEARSHAWPSQISLQYYSSGGWHHTCGGSLIKRNWVLTAAHCVDQNLQFRVVAGDHNLYTNEGSEQVFSVSKIIIHPSWNSNNVAAGYDIALLRLASSATLNSSVQLAVLPEAGYILPNGNPCYITGWGLTRTNGQISSVLQQAYLPVVGHQICSSISYWSSTVKTTMVCAGGDGIRSGCQGDSGGPLHCEVNGQYQVHGVASFVSALGCNVKNKPTVFTRVSAYNSWINSVLAQN is encoded by the exons ATGCTGCGGCTCGTGCTCCTCGCCGCCCTCGCCCTCTGCG GGCTCTGCTTCGAGACGGGTCTCCAGCCGGGTCTCCAGCCGGGTCTCCAGCCGGGTCTCCAGCCGGGTCAGCAGCCGGGTCAGCAGCCGGGTCAGCAGCTGGGTCTCCCGCTGGGTAAGCGGCCAGATCAGCAACCAGATCAACAGCCAGGTCAGCGGCCGGGTCAGCAGCCAAATGAGCAACCCGGTCAGCGGCCAAACCAGCAACCGGGTCAGCAACCGGGTCAGCGGCCAAATCAGCAACCGG GTCAGCAACCGGGTCAGCGGCCAAATCAGCAACCGGGTCAGCAGCCAAATCAGCAACCGGGTCAGCAACCAGGTGAGCGGCCAAATCAGCAACCGGGTCAGCAACCGGGTCAGCGGCCAAATCAGCAGCCAAATCAGCAACCGGGTCACCAGCTAGGTCAGCAACCGGGTCAGCAACCAGGTCAGCGGCCAAATCAGCAACCGGGTCAGCAGCCGGGTCAGCGGCCAAACCAGCAACCGGGTCAGCAACCGGGTCAGCAACAGGGTCAGCGGCCAAACCAGCAACCAGGTCAGCAACCGGGTCAGCGGCCAAACCAGCAACCGGGTCAGCGGCCAAACCAGCAACCGGGTCAGCGGCCAAACCAGCAACCGGGTCAGCGGCCAAACCAGCAACCGGGTCAGCAACAGGGTCAGCGGCCAAACCAGCAACCGG GTCAGCAACCGGGTCAGCAACAGGGTCAGCGGCCAAATCAGCAACCAGGTCAGCGGCCAAATCAGCAACCAGGTCAGCAGCCAAATCAGCAACCGGGTCAGCAACCAGATCACCAGCTAGGTCAGCAGCCAAACCAGCAACCGGGTCAGCAGCCAAACCAGCAACCGGGTCAGCGGCCAAACCAGCAACCGGGTCAGCGGCCAAACCAGCAACCGGGTCAGCAGCCAAACCAGCAACCAGGTCAGCAGCCAAATCAGCAACCGGGTCAGCGGCCAAACCAGCAACCAGGTCAGCAGCCAAATCAGCAACCGGGTCAGCGGCCAAACCAGCAACCGGGTCAGCGGCCAAACCAGCAACCGGGTCAGCAGCCAAACCAGCAACCGGGTCAGCAGCCAAACCAGCAACCGGGTCAGCGGCCAAACCAGCAACCGGGTCAGCGGCCAAACCAGCAACCGGGTCAGCAGCCAAACCAGCAACCAGGTCAGCAGCCAAATCAGCAACCGGGTCAGCGGCCAAACCAGCAACCAGGTCAGCAGCCAAATCAGCAACCGGGTCAGCGGCCAAACCAGCAACCGGGTCAGCGGCCAAACCAGCAACCAGGTCAGCAACCAG GTCAGCAGCCAAATCAGCAACCAGATCAGCAGCCAAACCAGCAACCAGGTCAGCGGCCAAACCAGCAACCGGGTCAGCAACCGGGTCAGCGGCCAAACCAGCAACCGGGTCAGCAACCGGGTCAGCGGCCGGATAACCAGCCAGGTCACCGGCCGGGTCAGCGGCCAGATCAGCAACCGGATCAGGAGCCGGATGAGGAACCAGATCAGGATCCAGATCAGGAGCCGGATGAGGAGCCGGGTCAGCAGCCAAATCAGCAGCCGGGTCAGCGCCCGGATCAGCGGCCGGATCACCAGCCAGGTCAGAGGCCAGGTCAGCAGCCGGGTCACCGGCCAGATCAGCGACCGGATCCGCGGCCGGAGCAGCAACCGGATCACCAGTTAGGTCACCGGCCGGGTCAGCAGCCGGGTCACCGGCCAGGTCAGCAGCCAGGTCAGCGGCCAGATCAGCAACCGGATCAGGAGCCAGATCAGGAGCCGGATGAGAAACCAGATCAGGAGCCAGATCAGGAGCCAGATGAGGAACCAGATCAGGAGCCGGATCAGGAGCCGGGTCAGCAGCCGGGTCAGCGCCCAGATCAGCGGCCGGATCACCAGCCAGGTCACCGGCCGGGTCAGCAACCGGGTCACCGGCCAGGTCAGCAGCCGGGTCACCGGCCAGATCAGCGACCGGATCAGCGGCCGGAGCAGCAACCGGATCACCAGTTAGGTCACCGGCCGGGTCAGCAGCCGGGTCACCGGCCAGGTCAGCAGCCGGGTCAGCGGCCAGATCAGCAACCGGATCAGGAGCCAGATCAGGAGCCAGATGAGAAACCAGATCAGGAGCCAGATCAGGAGCCAGATGAGGAACCAGATCAGGAGCCGGATCAGGAGCCGGGTCAGCAGCCAAATCAGCAGCCGGGTCAGCGCCCAGATCAGCGGCCGGATCACCAGCCAGGTCACCGGCCGGGTCAGCAACCGGGTCACCGGCCAGGTCAGCAGCCGGGTCAGCGGCCAGATCAGGAGCCGGATGAGGAGCCAGGTCAGCAACCAGGTCAGCAGCCAAATCAACAGCCAGGTCAGCGCCCAGATCACCAGCTAGGTCACCAGCCGGGTCAGCAACCGGGTCAACGGCCAAACCAGCAACCGG GTCAGCAGCCGGGTCAGGAGCCAGATCAGCAACCGGATCAGGAGCCAGGCCAGGAGCCAGGTGAGCAGCCGGATCAGCGCCCAGATCAGCGGCCAGATCACCGGCCAGGTCAGGAGCCAGGTCACCGCCCAGGTCACCAGCCAGGTCACCGCCCAGGTCACCGGCCAGGTCAGCAGCCAGGTGAGCAGCCGGATCAGGAGCCAGGCCAGGAGCCAGGTGAGCAGCCGGATCAGCGGCCAGGTCACCAGCCAGGTCACCGGCCAGATCACCGGCCAGGTCAGCGACCAGATCAGCAACCAGGTCAGCAGCCGGATGAGGAGCCAGATCAGCAGCCGGATGAGGAGCCGGATCAGGAGCCGGATCAGGAGCTGGGTCTCCGCGGGACACAGCGGGTGGTCGGCGGCACCGAGGCGCGTTCGCACGCGTGGCCATCCCAG ATCTCCCTGCAGTATTACTCCAGCGGTGGGTGGCATCACACCTGCGGCGGGTCCCTCATCAAGAGAAACTGGGTGCTGACGGCGGCCCATTGTGTGGATCA GAACCTGCAGTTCCGCGTGGTGGCCGGTGACCACAACCTCTACACGAACGAGGGCAGCGAGCAGGTGTTCAGCGTGAGCAAGATCATCATCCACCCCAGCTGGAACAGCAACAACGTGGCGGCGGG CTACGACATCGCGCTGCTGCGCCTGGCCAGCTCCGCCACCCTCAACAGCTCGGTGCAGCTGGCAGTGCTGCCCGAGGCGGGTTACATCCTGCCCAACGGCAACCCCTGCTACATCACGGGCTGGGGGCTCACCCGCA CCAACGGGCAAATCTCCAGCGTCCTGCAGCAGGCCTACCTGCCCGTGGTGGGCCACCAGATCTGCTCCAGCATCTCCTACTGGAGCTCCACCGTCAAGACCACCATGGTCTGCGCCGGCGGTGACGGCATCCGCTCTGGCTGCCAG GGTGACTCGGGCGGTCCGCTCCACTGCGAGGTGAACGGGCAGTACCAGGTCCATGGCGTCGCCAGCTTCGTGTCCGCGCTGGGCTGCAACGTCAAGAACAAACCCACCGTCTTCACCCGCGTCTCCGCCTACAACTCCTGGATCAACAGC gTGCTGGCCCAGAACTGA
- the CELA1 gene encoding chymotrypsin-like elastase family member 1 isoform X4, translating into MLRLVLLAALALCGLCFETGLQPGLQPGLQPGLQPGQQPGQQPGQQLGLPLGKRPDQQPNQQPGHQLGQQPGQQPGQRPNQQPGQQPNQQPGQQPGERPNQQPGQQPGQRPNQQPNQQPGHQLGQQPGQQPGQRPNQQPGQQPGQRPNQQPGQQPGQQQGQRPNQQPGQQPGQRPNQQPGQRPNQQPGQRPNQQPGQRPNQQPGQQQGQRPNQQPGQQPGQQQGQRPNQQPGQRPNQQPGQQPNQQPGQQPDHQLGQQPNQQPGQQPNQQPGQRPNQQPGQRPNQQPGQQPNQQPGQQPNQQPGQRPNQQPGQQPNQQPGQRPNQQPGQRPNQQPGQQPNQQPGQQPNQQPGQRPNQQPGQRPNQQPGQQPNQQPGQQPNQQPGQRPNQQPGQQPNQQPGQRPNQQPGQRPNQQPGQQPGQQPNQQPDQQPNQQPGQRPNQQPGQQPGQRPNQQPGQQPGQRPDNQPGHRPGQRPDQQPDQEPDEEPDQDPDQEPDEEPGQQPNQQPGQRPDQRPDHQPGQRPGQQPGHRPDQRPDPRPEQQPDHQLGHRPGQQPGHRPGQQPGQRPDQQPDQEPDQEPDEKPDQEPDQEPDEEPDQEPDQEPGQQPGQRPDQRPDHQPGHRPGQQPGHRPGQQPGHRPDQRPDQRPEQQPDHQLGHRPGQQPGHRPGQQPGQRPDQQPDQEPDQEPDEKPDQEPDQEPDEEPDQEPDQEPGQQPNQQPGQRPDQRPDHQPGHRPGQQPGHRPGQQPGQRPDQEPDEEPGQQPGQQPNQQPGQRPDHQLGHQPGQQPGQRPNQQPGQQPGQQPNQQPGQRPNQQPGQQPGQEPDQQPDQEPGQEPGEQPDQRPDQRPDHRPGQEPGHRPGHQPGHRPGHRPGQQPGEQPDQEPGQEPGEQPDQRPGHQPGHRPDHRPGQRPDQQPGQQPDEEPDQQPDEEPDQEPDQELGLRGTQRVVGGTEARSHAWPSQISLQYYSSGGWHHTCGGSLIKRNWVLTAAHCVDQNLQFRVVAGDHNLYTNEGSEQVFSVSKIIIHPSWNSNNVAAGYDIALLRLASSATLNSSVQLAVLPEAGYILPNGNPCYITGWGLTRTNGQISSVLQQAYLPVVGHQICSSISYWSSTVKTTMVCAGGDGIRSGCQGDSGGPLHCEVNGQYQVHGVASFVSALGCNVKNKPTVFTRVSAYNSWINSVLAQN; encoded by the exons ATGCTGCGGCTCGTGCTCCTCGCCGCCCTCGCCCTCTGCG GGCTCTGCTTCGAGACGGGTCTCCAGCCGGGTCTCCAGCCGGGTCTCCAGCCGGGTCTCCAGCCGGGTCAGCAGCCGGGTCAGCAGCCGGGTCAGCAGCTGGGTCTCCCGCTGGGTAAGCGGCCAG ATCAGCAGCCAAACCAGCAACCGGGTCACCAGCTAGGTCAGCAACCAGGTCAGCAACCGGGTCAGCGGCCAAATCAGCAACCGGGTCAGCAGCCAAATCAGCAACCGGGTCAGCAACCAGGTGAGCGGCCAAATCAGCAACCGGGTCAGCAACCGGGTCAGCGGCCAAATCAGCAGCCAAATCAGCAACCGGGTCACCAGCTAGGTCAGCAACCGGGTCAGCAACCAGGTCAGCGGCCAAATCAGCAACCGGGTCAGCAGCCGGGTCAGCGGCCAAACCAGCAACCGGGTCAGCAACCGGGTCAGCAACAGGGTCAGCGGCCAAACCAGCAACCAGGTCAGCAACCGGGTCAGCGGCCAAACCAGCAACCGGGTCAGCGGCCAAACCAGCAACCGGGTCAGCGGCCAAACCAGCAACCGGGTCAGCGGCCAAACCAGCAACCGGGTCAGCAACAGGGTCAGCGGCCAAACCAGCAACCGG GTCAGCAACCGGGTCAGCAACAGGGTCAGCGGCCAAATCAGCAACCAGGTCAGCGGCCAAATCAGCAACCAGGTCAGCAGCCAAATCAGCAACCGGGTCAGCAACCAGATCACCAGCTAGGTCAGCAGCCAAACCAGCAACCGGGTCAGCAGCCAAACCAGCAACCGGGTCAGCGGCCAAACCAGCAACCGGGTCAGCGGCCAAACCAGCAACCGGGTCAGCAGCCAAACCAGCAACCAGGTCAGCAGCCAAATCAGCAACCGGGTCAGCGGCCAAACCAGCAACCAGGTCAGCAGCCAAATCAGCAACCGGGTCAGCGGCCAAACCAGCAACCGGGTCAGCGGCCAAACCAGCAACCGGGTCAGCAGCCAAACCAGCAACCGGGTCAGCAGCCAAACCAGCAACCGGGTCAGCGGCCAAACCAGCAACCGGGTCAGCGGCCAAACCAGCAACCGGGTCAGCAGCCAAACCAGCAACCAGGTCAGCAGCCAAATCAGCAACCGGGTCAGCGGCCAAACCAGCAACCAGGTCAGCAGCCAAATCAGCAACCGGGTCAGCGGCCAAACCAGCAACCGGGTCAGCGGCCAAACCAGCAACCAGGTCAGCAACCAG GTCAGCAGCCAAATCAGCAACCAGATCAGCAGCCAAACCAGCAACCAGGTCAGCGGCCAAACCAGCAACCGGGTCAGCAACCGGGTCAGCGGCCAAACCAGCAACCGGGTCAGCAACCGGGTCAGCGGCCGGATAACCAGCCAGGTCACCGGCCGGGTCAGCGGCCAGATCAGCAACCGGATCAGGAGCCGGATGAGGAACCAGATCAGGATCCAGATCAGGAGCCGGATGAGGAGCCGGGTCAGCAGCCAAATCAGCAGCCGGGTCAGCGCCCGGATCAGCGGCCGGATCACCAGCCAGGTCAGAGGCCAGGTCAGCAGCCGGGTCACCGGCCAGATCAGCGACCGGATCCGCGGCCGGAGCAGCAACCGGATCACCAGTTAGGTCACCGGCCGGGTCAGCAGCCGGGTCACCGGCCAGGTCAGCAGCCAGGTCAGCGGCCAGATCAGCAACCGGATCAGGAGCCAGATCAGGAGCCGGATGAGAAACCAGATCAGGAGCCAGATCAGGAGCCAGATGAGGAACCAGATCAGGAGCCGGATCAGGAGCCGGGTCAGCAGCCGGGTCAGCGCCCAGATCAGCGGCCGGATCACCAGCCAGGTCACCGGCCGGGTCAGCAACCGGGTCACCGGCCAGGTCAGCAGCCGGGTCACCGGCCAGATCAGCGACCGGATCAGCGGCCGGAGCAGCAACCGGATCACCAGTTAGGTCACCGGCCGGGTCAGCAGCCGGGTCACCGGCCAGGTCAGCAGCCGGGTCAGCGGCCAGATCAGCAACCGGATCAGGAGCCAGATCAGGAGCCAGATGAGAAACCAGATCAGGAGCCAGATCAGGAGCCAGATGAGGAACCAGATCAGGAGCCGGATCAGGAGCCGGGTCAGCAGCCAAATCAGCAGCCGGGTCAGCGCCCAGATCAGCGGCCGGATCACCAGCCAGGTCACCGGCCGGGTCAGCAACCGGGTCACCGGCCAGGTCAGCAGCCGGGTCAGCGGCCAGATCAGGAGCCGGATGAGGAGCCAGGTCAGCAACCAGGTCAGCAGCCAAATCAACAGCCAGGTCAGCGCCCAGATCACCAGCTAGGTCACCAGCCGGGTCAGCAACCGGGTCAACGGCCAAACCAGCAACCGGGTCAGCAACCAGGTCAGCAGCCAAATCAGCAGCCAGGTCAGCGGCCAAATCAGCAACCAGGTCAGCAGCCGGGTCAGGAGCCAGATCAGCAACCGGATCAGGAGCCAGGCCAGGAGCCAGGTGAGCAGCCGGATCAGCGCCCAGATCAGCGGCCAGATCACCGGCCAGGTCAGGAGCCAGGTCACCGCCCAGGTCACCAGCCAGGTCACCGCCCAGGTCACCGGCCAGGTCAGCAGCCAGGTGAGCAGCCGGATCAGGAGCCAGGCCAGGAGCCAGGTGAGCAGCCGGATCAGCGGCCAGGTCACCAGCCAGGTCACCGGCCAGATCACCGGCCAGGTCAGCGACCAGATCAGCAACCAGGTCAGCAGCCGGATGAGGAGCCAGATCAGCAGCCGGATGAGGAGCCGGATCAGGAGCCGGATCAGGAGCTGGGTCTCCGCGGGACACAGCGGGTGGTCGGCGGCACCGAGGCGCGTTCGCACGCGTGGCCATCCCAG ATCTCCCTGCAGTATTACTCCAGCGGTGGGTGGCATCACACCTGCGGCGGGTCCCTCATCAAGAGAAACTGGGTGCTGACGGCGGCCCATTGTGTGGATCA GAACCTGCAGTTCCGCGTGGTGGCCGGTGACCACAACCTCTACACGAACGAGGGCAGCGAGCAGGTGTTCAGCGTGAGCAAGATCATCATCCACCCCAGCTGGAACAGCAACAACGTGGCGGCGGG CTACGACATCGCGCTGCTGCGCCTGGCCAGCTCCGCCACCCTCAACAGCTCGGTGCAGCTGGCAGTGCTGCCCGAGGCGGGTTACATCCTGCCCAACGGCAACCCCTGCTACATCACGGGCTGGGGGCTCACCCGCA CCAACGGGCAAATCTCCAGCGTCCTGCAGCAGGCCTACCTGCCCGTGGTGGGCCACCAGATCTGCTCCAGCATCTCCTACTGGAGCTCCACCGTCAAGACCACCATGGTCTGCGCCGGCGGTGACGGCATCCGCTCTGGCTGCCAG GGTGACTCGGGCGGTCCGCTCCACTGCGAGGTGAACGGGCAGTACCAGGTCCATGGCGTCGCCAGCTTCGTGTCCGCGCTGGGCTGCAACGTCAAGAACAAACCCACCGTCTTCACCCGCGTCTCCGCCTACAACTCCTGGATCAACAGC gTGCTGGCCCAGAACTGA